GTCGCGTGGCGTCGTCGCGGCGAGGTGCCGGACCGCAGTCTGCCCTGGCTGTACGGGGTGGCCCGGCGCCTGCTGGCCAACCAGTGGCGGTCCCGACGCGCAGCCCCGGACCTCCTGCCGATCGCCCACGCCGATCTGACGCGGGTGGCCGATCCGTCCGGCGCCGACCGGACCCTGGGGGTAGCCGACGTGCGGGCCGCGCTGGCCACCCTCAACGAGATGGATCAGGAGATCCTGCGGCTCGTCGGTTGGGAGGAGTTGACGGTGGCCGAGGCGGCCCAGGTCCTCGGCTGCACCCGTGCGACCGCGGCGGTGCGCCTGCACCGCGCCCGCCGTCGTCTCACCGAAGCGATGTCGGACCAGCCGGCCCGCTTACGACGCCCGCTGCTGGTCGCTACCCGAAAGGATCTGTGATGGACGGAGCCGAACGAATCCGTACCCTTCTCGGCCCTGCCGACCCGGCCCGCACCATCGCCGTCGCGCCGCCGCCGGTTTCGGCGCGCGACCTGATCGAGCGTGCCGCCGCAACCGACCATGCGACCGGACGCCGTCGCGTACACCCGACGCGCCGGCTGGTCCTGACGGCCGGGACGGTCGCGGTCGCGGCCGGTGCCGTGGCCGTCCTCCGACCGTTCGACGAACGAACGCCGGACGATCCGGGCGGACCCGGCGATCCCGGCGGACCCGGCGGACCCGGCGGACCCGTGGGGACGCTGTTGGTGCCGGTCGCGTACCAGTTCGACGCCGACCCACCGGCGGCCGGCCCGCAGCTACGCACGCTGGCCACCAAGATCAAGGACACGGGGTACGACCACCGCACCGGGCGCTACATGTACCACCACACGAAGGGGTGGGGCGATCCGGTGATGAGCTCCGCCGACGATCGTTACCACGTGGCCTTTGCCGGTGAGTCGAAGGTCTGGCAGGCCGCCGACGGGACCGGCAGCCAGAGCAACACGCAGATGGAGCCGCAGTACCCGGATCAGGAGTCCCGCGACTACTGGCAGCGCAAGCTCGCGGGTCCCGAGGTGGCTGACAGTGCCGCCATGATCCCGTTGCCACCCATGGAGCTCACGCCGCCGCCGGCCGACCCGTCGCGGTTGCGCGAGCTGTTGAAGGTCGAGTACGGCGCGGGGGCGGCGAGCAAGGAGGTCAACACGCTCTACGCGAGGTACGTCGTACCGCGTGCGACCCGAGCGCAGATCCTGTGGGTCCTCGCCGACGTGCCCGGCTTCCGCTGGCGGGGACGGGTGACCGACCGGGCCGGCCGGGCCGGTGTCGCGGTCACCGTCGACGAGCGCGAGCACGACCAGCAGTCTTTGCTGATCTTCGACCCGAAGACGGGTGAACTGCTCGCCCACGAGTTGCTGACGTTGACGCCAGTGCGGATCAGCGCGTACCAACTGATCCTCGACACGGCCTGGACCGACCGGATCGGCTGACCGCCGACGTCGGGGCCGCTCCCTCGGGAGCGGCCCCGACGTGTGTCCCCGACACGGCGGACGTGGACGAGCCGAGCTTCCGTCTTACGTGAGGGACACCGTGCTGACGGTGCCGCCGCTGGCGGTTACCCGTACCTCGGTGGCGGTGGACGGCAGCAGCGCCGCGTTCCGGCCGGCGTCCTGCCACTGGCCGGCGTCGCTCCGATAACTAAGCGCCGACCCCTCGGCGGCGACGAGGATGCCCTGGTCGTCCGGCAGGCGCAGCCGGACCGGCAACGGCGCCTTCCAGTCGGCGAACGCGCTGGCCACGGCGTGGAGGGGAGCATTACCGCGTGCGAGCAGCGCAACGACGCGGACGGGGTCGCTGTCGTACTGGATGCTCTGCAGAAGTAACCGTCGGCCGTCGGCTGTCGCCCCGTAGACGTACAGCTCGGGGGAGTGCCCCTGGTCGTGAAAGCCGGCAACGTCGATCCATGCGGCGAGCGCTTCGGGCCCGGCGGCGATCTCGTAAGCGGACCCGCCGCCCTCGTACCGGGGGTCGCTGGGGTCGCCGCCCCACGCCTGATCGGCGCCGGGCAGGGTGCGTCTGATTCGCTGTACGTCCCGGCGAGCGCCGCCGTTGGAGAAGAGGACGTCTGCGGCGCCGAGGATCTGCACCGTGTTCACGTCGCTCACGGGCGTGAAGGAGAGGGCAACGGTGACCTTCGTCCTCTGCGGGGGAATCCGCAGGATCGCCGCGCCTTCCTCGAACGTCACCGGCTGGTAGGTGCGGATGGTCTTGCCGTCCGGCGCGTACCGCAGCTCGGGCGAGAACTCCATCGGCTGCCCGCTGTCGAGGACGAGGAGCACGTCGCGCTCCGCCCCGAGAAGTACGGCCTGCGGACT
The DNA window shown above is from Micromonospora lupini and carries:
- a CDS encoding CU044_5270 family protein; amino-acid sequence: MDGAERIRTLLGPADPARTIAVAPPPVSARDLIERAAATDHATGRRRVHPTRRLVLTAGTVAVAAGAVAVLRPFDERTPDDPGGPGDPGGPGGPGGPVGTLLVPVAYQFDADPPAAGPQLRTLATKIKDTGYDHRTGRYMYHHTKGWGDPVMSSADDRYHVAFAGESKVWQAADGTGSQSNTQMEPQYPDQESRDYWQRKLAGPEVADSAAMIPLPPMELTPPPADPSRLRELLKVEYGAGAASKEVNTLYARYVVPRATRAQILWVLADVPGFRWRGRVTDRAGRAGVAVTVDEREHDQQSLLIFDPKTGELLAHELLTLTPVRISAYQLILDTAWTDRIG
- a CDS encoding RNA polymerase sigma factor, which codes for MGPPGKRDEGWFTSLYAAEYAHIVRYGLRRLADADASAELAQEVFVVAWRRRGEVPDRSLPWLYGVARRLLANQWRSRRAAPDLLPIAHADLTRVADPSGADRTLGVADVRAALATLNEMDQEILRLVGWEELTVAEAAQVLGCTRATAAVRLHRARRRLTEAMSDQPARLRRPLLVATRKDL